The following are from one region of the Pseudomonas putida genome:
- a CDS encoding phosphoethanolamine--lipid A transferase gives MLNFKSLRTEWVTLLASLYLLIGFNVFLWQHVEQVVPPGLPGLWLSLAFAVLMLFAFNLILTLFAFRYVLKPVLIVLFMSGAGVAYFMNQYGVLIDAGMFRNIAETNVAEVRDLLSLKFALYILGLGVVPSVLLWKAPIAYRAWHRELLGKLVVGGTCVVALGSVALVNYQGLSSLFRNHHELRLMLTPSNIVGASIGYVSERVGTASHPFQHYGEDARRDAAWQKHQRKSLTVLVVGESARADHFGVLGYNRDTTPNLAREQGLLAFSDVHSCGTETAVSVPCMFSGMRRKDYDARVAKNREGLLDILQRAGLAVQWRDNQSGCKGTCDRVQFIDVSNLKDPQLCADGECHDQILLQGLGELIDNLDKDTVLVLHQMGSHGPEYFKRYPGADQRFAPVCQSNALDQCSEQEIINGYDNTLAYTDEVLASLIDTLRSKQDKVDTAMIYLSDHGESLGEYNLFLHGTPYAIAPEQQKHVPLLTWFSDSYKEDFGVDTDCLAKLSDAPLSQDNLFHSMLGLLQVHTEVYQQSLDMFASCRPWLAAKR, from the coding sequence ATGCTCAACTTCAAATCCCTGCGGACTGAATGGGTCACGCTGCTGGCCAGCCTTTACTTGCTGATCGGCTTCAATGTCTTCCTCTGGCAGCATGTTGAACAGGTCGTGCCGCCCGGTTTGCCTGGGCTTTGGCTAAGCCTGGCGTTTGCCGTGCTGATGTTGTTCGCGTTCAACCTGATCCTTACGTTGTTCGCCTTCCGTTATGTATTGAAGCCAGTACTTATCGTGTTGTTCATGAGTGGCGCGGGTGTGGCTTACTTCATGAACCAGTACGGTGTACTTATTGACGCGGGTATGTTTCGCAATATCGCGGAAACCAACGTGGCGGAAGTGCGTGACTTGCTGTCGTTGAAGTTTGCCTTGTATATCCTGGGCCTCGGTGTAGTGCCTTCGGTACTATTGTGGAAGGCGCCCATCGCCTATCGTGCCTGGCACCGTGAACTGCTCGGCAAGCTGGTGGTTGGCGGTACCTGCGTAGTGGCACTGGGCTCGGTGGCATTGGTCAACTACCAGGGCCTGTCGTCGCTGTTTCGCAACCACCACGAACTGCGCCTGATGCTCACCCCCAGCAATATCGTGGGGGCTTCCATCGGTTATGTCAGCGAGCGCGTCGGTACCGCATCGCACCCCTTCCAGCATTATGGCGAAGATGCCAGGCGTGATGCCGCCTGGCAAAAACACCAGCGCAAGTCGCTGACCGTGCTGGTGGTGGGTGAAAGTGCGCGGGCAGACCACTTCGGCGTGCTCGGCTACAACCGCGATACCACACCGAACCTTGCCAGGGAACAGGGCCTGCTGGCGTTTTCCGATGTGCACTCCTGTGGCACGGAAACCGCCGTCTCGGTGCCGTGCATGTTCTCTGGCATGAGGCGCAAAGACTACGATGCCCGCGTGGCGAAGAACCGCGAAGGGTTGCTGGACATTCTCCAGCGTGCCGGCCTGGCGGTGCAGTGGCGTGACAACCAGTCGGGCTGCAAGGGTACCTGCGACCGGGTGCAGTTCATTGATGTCAGCAACCTCAAGGACCCGCAGTTGTGCGCTGATGGTGAATGCCATGACCAGATCCTGCTGCAGGGTCTGGGTGAGCTGATCGACAACCTCGACAAGGACACCGTGCTGGTGCTGCACCAGATGGGCAGCCACGGGCCTGAGTACTTCAAGCGCTACCCCGGCGCCGACCAGCGCTTTGCCCCGGTGTGCCAGAGCAACGCGCTGGACCAGTGCAGCGAGCAGGAAATCATCAACGGCTACGACAACACCCTGGCATATACGGACGAGGTGCTGGCCTCGCTGATCGACACCCTGCGCAGCAAGCAGGACAAGGTCGACACGGCAATGATCTACCTGTCCGACCACGGCGAGTCGCTGGGCGAGTACAACCTGTTCCTGCACGGCACACCCTACGCCATCGCCCCCGAGCAGCAAAAGCACGTGCCGCTGCTGACATGGTTCTCGGACAGCTACAAGGAGGACTTCGGCGTCGACACCGACTGCCTGGCCAAGCTCAGCGATGCGCCGCTGTCGCAGGACAACCTGTTCCACTCGATGCTCGGCCTGTTGCAGGTGCACACCGAGGTCTACCAGCAGTCGCTGGACATGTTCGCCAGCTGCCGGCCGTGGCTGGCGGCCAAGCGCTGA
- a CDS encoding TetR/AcrR family transcriptional regulator — protein MTKQTVLVSKSGRPKDQAKRKAVLEAAKSLFLSKGYEGSSMDAIAAEAGVSKLTVYNHYRDKATLFSAAITAKCDEQLPERLFEFSPYASIETVLLNIGIKYLELICSSEAVALQRVIVAMANQEPKLACMFYEAGARHMLREMTNLLMRASLAGRLHIEDPQKAAERFFCLLKGDDYFRVLIGICEPLEGEQAARHVHEVVTVFLGLHSCETPQVRAVMPFGTLASPAKAQVPSVARTRGR, from the coding sequence ATGACCAAGCAAACAGTACTGGTGAGCAAATCGGGGCGCCCAAAGGATCAGGCCAAACGTAAAGCGGTGCTGGAGGCGGCCAAGAGCCTGTTCCTGAGCAAAGGCTACGAGGGTAGCAGCATGGATGCCATCGCCGCAGAAGCGGGTGTTTCGAAATTGACCGTGTACAACCATTACCGAGACAAGGCCACGCTGTTCTCCGCGGCGATAACGGCCAAGTGCGATGAGCAGCTACCTGAGCGGCTGTTCGAATTTTCACCGTATGCCAGCATCGAGACGGTGTTGCTCAATATCGGCATCAAGTACCTGGAGCTGATCTGCAGCAGCGAGGCTGTAGCCCTGCAGCGGGTCATCGTCGCCATGGCCAATCAGGAGCCCAAGCTGGCCTGCATGTTCTACGAGGCCGGTGCACGGCACATGCTCAGGGAAATGACCAACCTGCTGATGCGCGCGTCGCTGGCAGGCCGCTTGCACATCGAGGACCCGCAGAAGGCGGCGGAGCGCTTCTTCTGCCTGCTCAAGGGTGATGATTACTTCCGGGTGCTGATCGGAATCTGCGAACCGCTGGAAGGGGAGCAGGCCGCGCGGCATGTGCATGAGGTGGTGACGGTGTTCCTCGGCCTGCACAGCTGCGAAACGCCTCAGGTGCGTGCGGTGATGCCTTTCGGCACCCTGGCCAGCCCGGCCAAGGCGCAGGTGCCAAGCGTTGCGAGAACGCGAGGGCGCTGA
- a CDS encoding DUF2892 domain-containing protein: protein MLDIHSAATSQDNNVHGLERASSLAGGALMVSKGLRHGGLVGLLQIAVGGLALARGFSGHCATKAWWQRHRQEYHRLRSDIERSAAELEALKASADAATRGVTVTGKDPLAGS, encoded by the coding sequence ATGCTTGATATACATTCGGCAGCGACATCGCAGGACAACAATGTTCATGGCCTTGAGCGTGCCAGTTCGCTGGCTGGTGGCGCGTTGATGGTAAGCAAGGGGTTGCGCCACGGCGGCCTTGTCGGCTTGTTGCAGATTGCCGTGGGCGGCCTGGCCCTGGCTCGGGGCTTCAGCGGGCACTGTGCAACCAAGGCCTGGTGGCAGCGGCATCGGCAGGAATATCACCGCTTGCGTTCGGACATCGAGCGCAGCGCGGCGGAGCTGGAGGCATTGAAGGCCAGTGCCGACGCAGCGACGCGGGGGGTGACGGTGACCGGGAAAGATCCGTTGGCTGGCAGTTGA
- a CDS encoding D-2-hydroxyacid dehydrogenase, with protein MRVLIAEHDHARYAEILRAAAPELEVLTSGDSAELARQAPQCPVWLGQPDLLASLLRQGHKPGWVQSTWAGITPLLAEGLPRDYRLTRAVGIFGQVMAEYMLTYMLGHEREVLSRLVSQVERRWDDRPGRTLEGRKVLIVGTGDIGQRVAEFLQAFGVVLYGVASSAREQAPFVEVAALADLPRMVGQADYVLNLLPDTPATHDLYDATLFKCFQPTALFINAGRGVAVVDADLVEALKDGHLAGAVIDVCRQEPLPRQHPFWTAWGLLLTGHSSAPTSPAAMVRLFVENVRAYVAGQGLRGEVDFARGY; from the coding sequence ATGCGAGTACTGATTGCTGAGCATGATCATGCTCGATATGCCGAAATTTTGCGCGCAGCCGCGCCTGAACTGGAAGTCCTGACCAGCGGCGACTCCGCAGAACTGGCCCGCCAGGCACCGCAGTGCCCGGTGTGGCTGGGCCAGCCGGACCTGCTGGCCAGCCTGCTGCGCCAGGGCCACAAGCCTGGCTGGGTGCAGTCTACCTGGGCCGGTATCACCCCGCTGCTGGCCGAGGGCCTGCCGCGTGACTATCGCCTGACCCGCGCCGTGGGCATCTTTGGCCAGGTGATGGCCGAGTACATGCTCACCTACATGCTTGGCCATGAGCGCGAGGTACTGTCGCGCCTGGTCAGCCAGGTCGAGCGGCGTTGGGACGACCGCCCGGGGCGTACCCTGGAAGGGCGCAAGGTGCTGATCGTCGGCACCGGCGACATTGGCCAGCGGGTGGCCGAGTTCCTGCAGGCGTTTGGCGTGGTGCTGTATGGCGTTGCCAGCAGCGCCCGCGAGCAGGCACCATTCGTCGAGGTGGCGGCGCTGGCCGACCTGCCGCGCATGGTTGGCCAGGCCGACTACGTGCTCAACCTGCTGCCGGATACCCCGGCCACCCACGACCTGTATGACGCGACACTGTTCAAGTGCTTCCAGCCCACGGCGCTCTTCATCAATGCCGGGCGTGGGGTGGCGGTGGTCGACGCTGACCTGGTCGAAGCGCTGAAGGACGGGCACCTGGCGGGGGCGGTGATCGATGTCTGCCGGCAGGAGCCGTTGCCCAGGCAGCATCCGTTCTGGACGGCGTGGGGCTTGCTGCTGACCGGGCACAGCTCGGCGCCCACCTCGCCGGCGGCGATGGTGCGGTTGTTTGTCGAGAATGTGCGGGCGTATGTGGCGGGGCAGGGGTTGCGTGGCGAAGTGGACTTCGCCCGGGGCTACTGA
- a CDS encoding MMPL family transporter, whose amino-acid sequence MTNMGMEAIIRFLINWRRFNALWVVLVVLAVAPGVMNLRFDASIDTFLPEDNLERQQYEQFRQRFGDDRLLVIALPVQSLFTGEQMASLQALTTRLEQLPDVAKATSIASVDIMLGEQQALDILPAEKALANPAAYDRQRVVDKLLGSPLYLRDLISPDGQVTAILLEANLAATEGKFERILSGVHAIMNDSGHAKYYVAGEPVVEQQVTSDMWKDLQTFIPLTALILFVLLLVFLRNLGDVMVMLAVVTLCTLLLLGGMARAGLPMNAVTVGLPSIMMCVAVLDCLHLLGAYRQGLDQGMPVLDAVRFSLRQNLMPCFLTALTTAFGFLDLALSEVAPIRQFGVIASLAAIFAYLLSCLVMPFLLECAASRRVRRSEPKNHARWVQRFEPLYRSPRLLPYVSIALVVLAVLPIGRLHVEASFLNFIDKTAPIHVSTDYIERELGGVSNLEISLATEHAGGVLEPEALREIVALQGFISQIPGVDKSLSVVDFLKDIHREVEGGDSRQQALPPSRESAEQYVFTYSLAGPDHDLKRFIDYDNQFTRVRIRLQQMPHAQLQQVLDQVQGYLDSHPGVFEHHLTSYSVMQSVMVKLLLDGMAWSLLSAVLSMLVAFFILTRSWAAAVVAVIVNILPLVAVFGVMGALGLSINVGTSMIGCIMFGLVVDATLHCFYHARQAPAQLTARQVVRLVFDDVGEALWVGGLVLCAGFLVLGVGESYFTRLFGLFCALAVLVSLLCNALGIPYVIHHFLRRPAPGGVESAAVALPSIDPR is encoded by the coding sequence ATGACCAACATGGGCATGGAAGCAATAATTCGATTTCTGATCAATTGGCGCCGGTTCAACGCGCTTTGGGTGGTACTGGTCGTATTGGCGGTTGCGCCTGGTGTGATGAACCTGCGTTTCGACGCTTCGATCGATACCTTCCTGCCCGAGGACAACCTCGAACGCCAGCAATACGAACAATTCAGGCAACGGTTCGGCGATGACCGCCTGTTGGTGATCGCCTTGCCGGTTCAATCGCTGTTCACCGGCGAGCAGATGGCCAGCTTACAGGCGCTGACCACGCGCCTGGAGCAGCTACCCGATGTGGCCAAGGCAACCAGCATTGCCTCGGTCGACATCATGCTTGGCGAGCAGCAGGCGCTGGACATCCTGCCGGCTGAAAAGGCCTTGGCCAACCCTGCTGCGTACGACCGGCAACGGGTGGTGGACAAGCTGCTCGGCAGCCCGTTGTATCTTCGTGACCTGATCTCGCCAGACGGCCAGGTCACGGCCATCCTGCTCGAAGCGAACCTGGCGGCTACCGAAGGCAAGTTCGAGCGGATCTTGTCGGGCGTGCACGCGATCATGAACGACAGCGGTCATGCGAAGTACTACGTTGCCGGTGAACCGGTCGTAGAGCAGCAAGTGACCAGCGACATGTGGAAAGACCTGCAGACATTCATACCGCTCACCGCGCTGATCCTGTTCGTGTTGCTGCTGGTGTTTCTGCGCAACCTGGGCGATGTGATGGTGATGCTGGCAGTGGTGACGCTGTGCACGCTACTGCTGCTGGGCGGGATGGCCAGAGCGGGCTTGCCCATGAACGCCGTCACGGTTGGTTTGCCATCGATCATGATGTGCGTCGCCGTACTGGACTGCCTGCACTTGCTGGGCGCCTATCGTCAGGGGCTCGACCAGGGGATGCCGGTGCTGGATGCTGTGCGGTTTTCCTTGCGGCAGAACCTCATGCCGTGCTTCCTGACCGCGCTCACCACGGCATTCGGCTTTCTCGACCTGGCACTCAGCGAGGTGGCCCCGATTCGTCAATTCGGTGTCATCGCATCACTGGCAGCCATCTTCGCTTACCTGCTGTCCTGCCTGGTAATGCCATTCCTGCTGGAATGCGCGGCTTCGCGCCGGGTGCGTCGAAGCGAGCCGAAAAATCATGCCAGGTGGGTGCAACGCTTCGAGCCGCTGTACCGTTCACCCAGGTTGCTGCCCTATGTCTCGATCGCGCTGGTGGTGCTGGCCGTTCTGCCGATCGGGCGCCTGCATGTGGAAGCCTCGTTCCTCAATTTCATCGACAAGACGGCGCCAATCCACGTTTCCACAGACTACATAGAACGTGAGCTGGGCGGGGTGTCCAACCTCGAGATCAGCCTTGCGACCGAACACGCGGGTGGCGTGCTCGAGCCCGAGGCGTTGCGCGAGATTGTCGCGTTGCAAGGGTTCATCAGCCAGATCCCGGGCGTGGACAAGAGCCTGTCGGTGGTGGATTTCCTCAAGGACATTCACCGTGAAGTGGAAGGTGGGGATAGCCGTCAGCAGGCCCTGCCGCCCAGCCGTGAGAGCGCGGAACAGTATGTGTTCACCTACTCGCTGGCCGGGCCGGACCATGACCTGAAACGCTTCATCGACTATGACAACCAGTTCACCCGGGTGCGCATCCGCCTGCAACAGATGCCGCATGCGCAACTGCAGCAAGTGCTGGATCAGGTCCAGGGTTATCTGGACAGCCATCCCGGCGTTTTCGAGCATCATCTGACCTCCTACTCGGTCATGCAGTCGGTGATGGTCAAGCTGCTGCTCGACGGCATGGCGTGGAGCCTGTTGTCGGCCGTGCTGTCCATGCTCGTGGCGTTTTTCATCCTCACCCGCTCCTGGGCGGCAGCGGTGGTAGCGGTGATCGTCAACATCCTGCCGCTGGTGGCAGTGTTCGGGGTGATGGGCGCCCTGGGGCTGTCGATCAACGTGGGCACTTCGATGATCGGCTGCATCATGTTCGGGCTGGTGGTGGATGCGACGCTGCATTGCTTCTACCACGCCAGGCAAGCGCCGGCGCAGCTGACGGCCCGGCAGGTGGTCAGGCTGGTCTTCGACGATGTCGGTGAAGCCCTGTGGGTCGGCGGCCTGGTGCTGTGTGCCGGGTTCCTCGTACTCGGGGTAGGGGAGTCCTACTTCACCCGATTGTTTGGCCTGTTCTGCGCGCTGGCGGTCCTGGTATCGCTGCTCTGCAACGCACTGGGCATTCCCTATGTCATTCACCACTTTCTCAGGCGTCCAGCGCCGGGTGGTGTTGAAAGCGCCGCAGTCGCGCTACCGAGCATTGATCCACGCTGA
- a CDS encoding YcgN family cysteine cluster protein, whose translation MIAENAPFWRRKTLEQLSPQEWESLCDGCGLCCLQKLEDEDDNSVYYTRVACKLLDLDTCQCSDYPNRFAQVPDCIQLTPGKADQFKWLPSTCGYRLVSEGKDLPAWHHLVCGDRQQVHEQRISQSGRMLSEHDVHEDDWEDHLIFRAS comes from the coding sequence ATGATCGCTGAAAACGCGCCGTTCTGGCGGCGCAAGACCCTCGAGCAACTCAGCCCGCAAGAGTGGGAGTCGCTGTGTGACGGCTGCGGCCTGTGCTGCTTGCAAAAGCTTGAGGACGAGGACGATAACAGCGTCTATTACACACGCGTCGCCTGCAAATTGCTGGATCTGGATACCTGCCAGTGCAGCGATTACCCCAACCGCTTCGCCCAGGTCCCCGACTGCATCCAGCTCACCCCGGGCAAGGCCGACCAGTTCAAGTGGCTGCCGAGCACCTGCGGCTACCGCCTGGTCAGCGAAGGCAAGGATCTGCCAGCCTGGCACCACCTGGTCTGCGGCGACCGCCAGCAGGTCCATGAACAGCGCATTTCCCAGTCGGGGCGCATGCTCAGTGAACACGATGTGCACGAAGATGACTGGGAAGACCACCTGATCTTCCGCGCCAGCTGA
- the rnd gene encoding ribonuclease D, translating to MAIEIHWIRDDQSLAEHCRDWHKLPFVAVDTEFMRVDTFYPKAGLIQIGDGQRAFLIDPLLIGNWQPLAELLEDSGVVKVLHACSEDLEVLLRLTGKLPQPLFDTQLAAGYLNLGFSMGYSRLVQDVLGIDLPKGETRSDWLQRPLSETQVSYAAEDAVHLAELFTVLRPRLSDDKYAWVLEDGAELVAALRREVEPESLYRDVKLAWKLTPQQLAVLRELCAWREREARNRDVPRNRILKEHSLWPMAKSQPNNLSALAKIDEMHPRTIRQDGEFLIQLIKRAASLPAEQWPQALPEPLPIEAAGILKQLRAIGQAEGERLGIAPELMLRKKALEALLKSGYPNGPYQLPDSLRGWRRERMGQALLDSLAGAGETR from the coding sequence GTGGCCATCGAAATACACTGGATCCGTGACGACCAGAGCCTGGCCGAACACTGCCGCGACTGGCACAAGCTGCCCTTTGTCGCCGTCGATACCGAATTCATGCGGGTCGACACCTTCTACCCGAAAGCCGGGCTGATCCAGATCGGCGACGGCCAGCGTGCCTTCCTGATCGACCCGTTGCTGATCGGCAACTGGCAACCTTTGGCCGAACTGCTGGAAGACAGTGGTGTGGTCAAGGTGCTGCACGCCTGCAGCGAAGACCTCGAAGTGCTGCTGCGCCTGACCGGCAAACTGCCACAGCCGCTGTTCGACACCCAGCTGGCCGCCGGTTACCTGAACCTGGGCTTCTCCATGGGCTATTCGCGCCTGGTGCAGGACGTGCTGGGTATCGACCTGCCCAAGGGCGAAACCCGCTCCGACTGGCTGCAGCGGCCGCTCTCGGAAACCCAGGTCAGCTATGCCGCCGAGGATGCCGTGCACCTGGCCGAGCTGTTCACCGTGCTGCGCCCGCGCCTGAGTGACGACAAGTACGCCTGGGTGCTGGAGGACGGCGCCGAGCTGGTGGCCGCATTGCGCCGCGAAGTCGAGCCCGAAAGCCTGTACCGCGACGTCAAGCTGGCCTGGAAGTTGACCCCCCAGCAACTGGCAGTGCTGCGTGAGCTGTGCGCGTGGCGCGAGCGTGAAGCGCGCAACCGCGACGTGCCGCGCAACCGCATCCTCAAGGAGCATTCGCTGTGGCCCATGGCCAAGAGCCAGCCGAACAACCTGTCGGCGCTGGCCAAGATCGACGAGATGCATCCGCGCACCATTCGTCAGGACGGTGAGTTCCTCATTCAGCTGATCAAGCGTGCCGCCAGCCTGCCAGCCGAACAATGGCCACAGGCCCTGCCCGAGCCTTTGCCGATCGAAGCCGCCGGCATCCTCAAGCAGCTGCGCGCCATCGGCCAGGCCGAAGGTGAGCGCCTGGGCATTGCCCCCGAGCTGATGCTGCGCAAGAAAGCCCTGGAAGCGCTGCTCAAGAGCGGCTACCCCAACGGCCCCTACCAACTGCCCGATTCGCTGCGCGGCTGGCGCCGTGAGCGCATGGGCCAGGCCCTGCTGGACAGCCTGGCAGGCGCCGGAGAGACCCGATGA
- a CDS encoding YcgL domain-containing protein — protein MKRICSIYKSPRKNEMYLYVLKADGLNRVPEGLLPFFGTPKHAFDLVLTPERKLAREDIAKVLENLDTQGYHLQMPPPEDDYIEHLPEELLRRNDPA, from the coding sequence ATGAAACGCATTTGCTCTATCTACAAGAGCCCCCGCAAGAACGAAATGTACCTGTACGTGCTCAAGGCCGACGGCCTGAACCGTGTGCCCGAAGGCCTGCTGCCGTTCTTTGGCACCCCGAAGCACGCCTTCGACCTGGTGCTTACTCCCGAGCGCAAGCTGGCCCGCGAGGACATCGCCAAGGTGCTGGAAAACCTCGACACCCAGGGTTACCACCTGCAGATGCCGCCGCCGGAAGACGACTACATCGAGCACCTGCCCGAAGAGTTGCTGCGCCGTAACGACCCTGCCTGA
- a CDS encoding MAPEG family protein: MSVVLYSYTLCVLVLFLKMFAISCYQGVYRIGRMTFKNAEDASFVGRAASAEELPQVSRASQAWMNDLENIPLFFVLGGIYVLLDGPAEPAVWLFSLFTVARVVHTVTYLARWQPWRTLSYAVGIVCLFALAGIIIAQLVAGTS; this comes from the coding sequence ATGAGCGTAGTTCTTTACAGCTATACCCTGTGCGTGTTGGTGCTGTTTTTAAAGATGTTTGCCATTTCATGTTACCAAGGCGTTTACCGCATCGGCCGCATGACATTCAAGAATGCCGAAGATGCGAGTTTTGTCGGAAGGGCCGCCAGTGCCGAAGAACTGCCCCAGGTATCACGGGCATCCCAGGCCTGGATGAACGACCTCGAGAACATTCCATTGTTCTTCGTGCTCGGCGGTATTTACGTCCTGCTGGACGGGCCGGCCGAACCGGCGGTGTGGTTGTTCTCGCTGTTCACCGTTGCCCGCGTCGTTCACACCGTGACTTATCTGGCGCGCTGGCAGCCATGGCGCACGCTGTCTTATGCCGTGGGCATCGTCTGCCTCTTCGCGTTGGCAGGAATAATCATCGCTCAATTGGTCGCAGGGACCAGTTGA
- a CDS encoding YajD family HNH nuclease, which yields MSSTSSAAATARLDRILADAKRDKEMGYRDKALKMYPHVCGRCAREFSGKRLSELTVHHRDHNHDNNPQDGSNWELLCLYCHDNEHSRYTDQQYFSEGSTSTPSIAKATHNPFAGLAGMLKKD from the coding sequence ATGAGCTCCACCTCTTCCGCCGCTGCCACCGCGCGACTGGACCGCATCCTGGCCGATGCCAAGCGCGACAAGGAAATGGGCTACCGCGACAAGGCCCTGAAAATGTACCCGCACGTCTGCGGCCGCTGCGCCCGCGAGTTCTCCGGCAAGCGCCTGAGCGAGCTGACCGTGCACCACCGCGACCACAACCACGACAACAACCCGCAGGACGGCTCCAACTGGGAGTTGCTGTGCCTGTACTGCCACGACAACGAGCACTCGCGCTACACCGACCAGCAGTACTTCAGCGAAGGCTCCACCAGCACCCCGAGCATCGCCAAGGCCACCCATAACCCGTTCGCCGGGCTGGCGGGCATGCTGAAGAAAGACTGA
- a CDS encoding YdcH family protein: MPVPHDLLADLHVTADAFQALMDKDQTLHSLHKEYNAKDKEVVAAEGNGTNDEAVNRLRKERLLIKDKIERIIHPPKS, encoded by the coding sequence ATGCCAGTTCCGCATGATCTGCTCGCTGACCTGCACGTTACCGCTGATGCATTCCAGGCGCTCATGGACAAGGACCAGACGCTGCACTCACTGCACAAGGAATACAACGCCAAAGACAAGGAGGTAGTCGCCGCCGAAGGCAACGGCACCAACGACGAAGCCGTCAACCGCCTGCGCAAGGAGCGGTTGCTGATCAAGGACAAGATCGAACGGATCATTCATCCGCCCAAATCCTGA
- a CDS encoding RNA methyltransferase, which yields MANKRYSCIGLFNPKSAENVGSVMRAAGCYGVNSVFYTGKRYERARDFVTDTKRVHYDIPLIGIDDLQRIIPLGCTPVAVELVEGARPLPEYTHPDRAIYIFGPEDGSLSADVRAWCEETIYIPTDGCMNLAATVNVVLYDRMAKGLNTRSGPRFK from the coding sequence GTGGCAAACAAACGATACAGCTGCATCGGCCTGTTCAACCCCAAGTCGGCAGAGAACGTCGGCTCGGTGATGCGCGCCGCGGGTTGCTACGGCGTCAATTCGGTGTTCTACACCGGCAAACGCTATGAGCGTGCCCGTGACTTCGTCACCGACACCAAGCGCGTGCACTACGACATCCCGCTGATCGGCATCGATGACCTGCAGCGCATCATCCCGCTGGGCTGCACGCCGGTGGCTGTAGAACTGGTTGAAGGTGCGCGGCCATTGCCGGAGTACACCCACCCGGACCGGGCTATCTATATCTTCGGGCCGGAAGACGGCAGCCTCAGTGCCGATGTACGGGCGTGGTGCGAAGAGACCATCTACATTCCGACCGACGGCTGCATGAACCTGGCGGCGACGGTGAACGTGGTGCTGTATGACCGCATGGCCAAGGGCCTGAACACCCGTTCGGGGCCCCGGTTCAAATAG
- a CDS encoding nitroreductase family protein has translation MSANPRIADYAINEQFINRWSPRAFTAEPISEETLLSFLEAARWAPSANNSQPWRFLYARRDTPNWERYLNLLVPANRSWAQQASALVLVISKTTYAAPGTTEEKPALWHTFDTGSAWGHLALQASISGWHTHGMAGFDQALARQELKVPEGYVLHAMVAIGKLGDKASLNEALQAREVPSPRKPLSELAAEGDFSL, from the coding sequence ATGAGCGCCAACCCCCGCATTGCCGATTACGCCATCAACGAGCAGTTCATCAACCGCTGGTCGCCACGCGCCTTCACCGCCGAGCCGATCAGCGAAGAAACCTTGCTGAGCTTCCTCGAAGCGGCTCGCTGGGCGCCGTCGGCGAACAACTCGCAACCTTGGCGCTTCCTCTATGCCCGCCGTGACACGCCGAACTGGGAGCGTTACCTGAACCTGCTGGTGCCGGCCAACCGCAGCTGGGCGCAACAGGCTTCGGCGCTGGTGCTGGTGATTTCCAAGACCACCTACGCCGCACCGGGCACCACGGAAGAAAAACCGGCGCTGTGGCACACCTTCGACACCGGCTCCGCCTGGGGGCACCTGGCCCTGCAAGCCAGCATCAGCGGCTGGCATACCCATGGCATGGCCGGTTTCGACCAGGCGCTGGCGCGTCAGGAGTTGAAGGTGCCTGAAGGCTACGTGCTGCATGCCATGGTGGCAATTGGCAAGCTGGGCGACAAGGCCAGCCTGAACGAAGCCCTGCAGGCGCGTGAAGTGCCCAGCCCGCGCAAGCCACTGAGCGAGCTGGCGGCCGAGGGTGATTTCAGCCTGTAA
- a CDS encoding 5-carboxymethyl-2-hydroxymuconate Delta-isomerase, translating into MPHLNLEYSDNLRELNVDVLLLRLNHALVGSGQFADEADIKSRAEAFKHYRVGTAPGERAFAHVRLAILSGRSPEVKTQLSASLLEVLREAIPEQAGLDIQLCVEVLDIDREPYAKVRLPG; encoded by the coding sequence ATGCCTCACCTGAACCTGGAATACAGCGACAACCTGCGCGAGCTCAATGTCGACGTCCTGCTGCTGCGTCTGAATCACGCCCTGGTCGGCAGTGGCCAGTTCGCCGACGAGGCCGACATCAAAAGCCGCGCCGAAGCCTTCAAGCACTATCGGGTGGGCACCGCTCCCGGTGAGCGTGCCTTTGCCCATGTGCGCCTGGCCATCCTCAGCGGGCGCTCGCCCGAGGTGAAAACGCAACTGTCCGCCAGCCTGCTGGAGGTGCTGCGTGAGGCCATCCCCGAGCAGGCCGGGCTGGATATCCAGCTGTGCGTGGAAGTGCTGGACATCGACCGCGAGCCATACGCCAAGGTACGCCTGCCTGGCTGA